The following coding sequences are from one Saprospiraceae bacterium window:
- a CDS encoding tryptophanase — protein MIHKTIIEPFKIKMVEPILFTTRQEREEFLKKAHYNVFGLAAKDVIIDLLTDSGTSAMSNAQWAGIMLGDESYAGCSSFYKFEDAVRSITGLPHIIPTHQGRAAEKILFTIIGGKGKYFISNTLFDTTRANIEYSGAEGIDLLCKEGKLPSIPADFKGNLDIEALELNIQKIGAKNIPAVILTITNNSGGGQPVSMQNIREVRHICSNHDIPLIIDCCRFAENAYFIKKREKGYDQKSISEIVMEIFSYADGATMSAKKDAFSNMGGFLALKNENLANECRNLLIITEGFTTYGGLSGRDLEAVAIGLQEIMDESYLHYRIRSIEYLTEKLQSAGVPVMLPAGGHAVYLDAKNFMEHIPLTQYPGQALTCALYIEGGVRSVEIGSFMFGKYDQNHKLIPASMELVRLAIPRRVYTQSHLDYVAEVIIYVYQNRKKYHGFVITEEAPLLRHFTAKLKPVD, from the coding sequence ATGATTCACAAAACCATCATTGAACCATTCAAAATAAAAATGGTAGAACCCATCTTGTTTACTACACGTCAAGAGCGGGAAGAATTTCTAAAAAAAGCGCATTACAATGTTTTTGGGCTAGCTGCAAAAGACGTGATTATAGACCTGCTTACCGACAGTGGCACGAGTGCTATGAGCAATGCACAATGGGCCGGAATCATGTTAGGTGATGAATCCTACGCAGGCTGTTCCAGTTTTTATAAATTTGAAGACGCTGTCCGAAGTATAACCGGGCTTCCCCACATTATCCCTACGCATCAAGGCCGTGCAGCGGAAAAAATACTGTTCACCATCATTGGTGGCAAAGGAAAGTATTTTATAAGTAACACCTTGTTTGATACCACTAGGGCTAATATAGAATATTCCGGAGCGGAAGGCATTGATTTATTGTGCAAAGAAGGAAAATTGCCCTCCATTCCGGCTGATTTCAAAGGAAACCTGGATATAGAAGCATTAGAACTGAATATTCAAAAAATCGGTGCAAAAAACATCCCTGCGGTAATTCTAACTATTACCAATAATTCTGGAGGAGGTCAACCTGTAAGCATGCAAAATATTCGCGAGGTCAGGCACATTTGTTCAAATCATGACATACCTCTCATCATCGATTGTTGTCGATTTGCAGAAAATGCTTATTTCATAAAAAAGAGAGAAAAGGGATATGATCAAAAATCTATTTCTGAGATAGTCATGGAAATTTTCTCTTATGCTGACGGGGCAACTATGAGTGCAAAAAAAGATGCTTTCTCCAATATGGGAGGTTTTCTGGCACTCAAAAATGAAAATCTAGCTAATGAATGTAGAAATCTACTGATCATTACTGAAGGATTTACTACTTATGGAGGCCTTTCAGGTAGAGATCTGGAAGCGGTAGCTATTGGCTTGCAAGAAATCATGGATGAATCATATCTGCATTATCGAATTCGAAGCATAGAATACCTCACAGAAAAGCTTCAATCCGCTGGCGTCCCTGTGATGCTGCCGGCCGGAGGACATGCAGTGTATTTAGATGCTAAAAATTTTATGGAACACATACCGCTAACTCAGTATCCGGGACAAGCCTTAACCTGCGCTTTATACATAGAGGGAGGAGTTCGCAGTGTTGAAATTGGCAGCTTCATGTTCGGGAAATACGACCAAAACCATAAGCTCATACCTGCTTCAATGGAGCTCGTCAGGCTCGCGATTCCAAGAAGAGTTTACACACAAAGCCATCTGGATTATGTAGCTGAGGTAATCATTTATGTTTATCAAAATCGAAAAAAATATCATGGTTTTGTGATCACAGAGGAAGCACCTTTGTTGAGACATTTTACTGCGAAGCTTAAACCGGTTGACTAA
- a CDS encoding GNAT family N-acetyltransferase has protein sequence MEFKVVVETKRFLLREFELSDVDGLFELDSDPEVHKFLGNNPVKDKQQIVDVINFIRQQYSDNGIGRWAIIDKSSASFLGWSGLKLVKEITNDHQNYYDIGYRIIRKHWGKGIASETAIASLDYAFAKLHANEVFAAASCENAASNKILQKIGMKFVNTFFYENEKCNWYRISPNEKSIS, from the coding sequence ATGGAATTTAAAGTTGTCGTCGAAACAAAAAGATTTTTATTACGCGAATTTGAATTATCTGATGTCGATGGATTATTCGAATTGGATTCTGACCCTGAGGTCCATAAATTTCTGGGAAATAATCCGGTAAAAGATAAACAACAAATCGTCGACGTGATCAACTTCATCCGGCAGCAATATTCAGACAATGGTATCGGGCGCTGGGCAATAATAGATAAAAGTTCAGCTTCGTTTTTAGGCTGGTCGGGCTTGAAGTTGGTCAAAGAAATTACAAACGATCACCAAAATTATTATGATATCGGATATAGGATAATCAGAAAACACTGGGGTAAAGGTATTGCAAGCGAAACTGCCATAGCGAGTCTGGATTATGCATTCGCAAAACTCCATGCCAATGAGGTCTTTGCAGCGGCATCTTGTGAAAATGCCGCTTCGAATAAAATCTTACAAAAGATTGGAATGAAATTTGTCAATACTTTTTTTTATGAAAATGAAAAATGCAATTGGTATAGGATCAGCCCAAACGAAAAATCAATTTCCTGA
- a CDS encoding VOC family protein gives MTKINPYIHFNGNAEQAFKFYQSIFGGEFQNLVRFKDMPMPGRPDPDPEADKIMHISLPIGEHNFLMGSDTPEFMGKHNENETRSKLFISAKSKIEADNIFNGLAENANVEMPIDNSPWGTYFGMLRDKFGLEWMIEYNHNQ, from the coding sequence ATGACTAAAATTAATCCTTACATTCATTTCAATGGTAATGCCGAACAAGCCTTCAAATTTTATCAATCTATCTTTGGAGGTGAATTCCAAAATCTAGTACGGTTTAAAGACATGCCTATGCCGGGAAGACCGGATCCAGATCCGGAAGCAGATAAAATCATGCATATCTCATTACCGATTGGAGAACACAATTTTCTCATGGGTAGTGATACACCGGAATTCATGGGAAAACATAATGAAAATGAGACTCGAAGTAAATTATTTATCAGCGCAAAAAGTAAAATAGAAGCCGATAATATTTTCAATGGTCTGGCAGAAAATGCAAACGTGGAAATGCCCATAGACAACAGTCCTTGGGGTACTTACTTTGGGATGTTAAGAGATAAATTCGGACTTGAATGGATGATTGAGTACAACCATAATCAATAA
- a CDS encoding putative sulfate exporter family transporter, with translation MMKTASSENQLTGLYSKITLLVISVICLSSIISPPIALLLGIIFAQFIKHPFPETTKKATNWLLKISVIGLGFGMTTTSAIQAGKEGFIFTLFTIFGTLLLGYILGKIFRVDKTISFLISGGTAICGGSAIATFSQIVKANPDQISIALGVIFILNSVSLFIFPTLGHLMHMSQSDFGLWCAIAIHDTSSVVGASAKYGNEALGTATTVKLARALWIIPIALSSSFLFKQKDLKIKIPYFIGLFILAIIANTYIPAAHNLSPIIVKLAKAGLTLTLFLIGTNLSYKLIKSVGISPIFQGTILWISISVFSLIAILLF, from the coding sequence TGATGAAAACAGCAAGCTCTGAAAATCAATTAACAGGACTGTACAGCAAAATCACATTGTTAGTTATTTCAGTAATATGCCTAAGCTCCATCATATCACCTCCTATTGCTTTATTGCTTGGCATCATTTTCGCTCAATTCATTAAACATCCATTTCCGGAAACCACTAAAAAAGCAACTAACTGGCTCCTGAAAATATCAGTAATTGGATTAGGCTTTGGAATGACAACTACCAGTGCTATACAAGCCGGCAAAGAAGGATTTATTTTTACCCTATTTACGATTTTCGGAACACTCTTATTGGGTTACATTCTTGGAAAAATATTCCGAGTCGATAAAACGATTTCATTTCTCATCTCAGGTGGAACAGCCATATGTGGTGGCAGCGCAATAGCTACATTTTCTCAGATCGTAAAAGCTAATCCTGATCAGATAAGCATTGCCTTAGGCGTTATTTTTATTCTCAATTCCGTTTCCCTTTTCATTTTTCCTACTTTAGGACATTTAATGCATATGTCTCAAAGTGATTTTGGTTTGTGGTGTGCCATTGCCATACACGATACGAGCTCGGTGGTAGGTGCCTCGGCTAAATATGGTAATGAAGCTTTAGGGACCGCCACTACAGTAAAACTAGCAAGAGCATTATGGATCATTCCCATTGCTTTATCAAGCTCATTCTTATTTAAACAAAAAGATCTAAAAATTAAAATACCTTATTTTATTGGTTTGTTTATTTTAGCAATAATTGCCAACACCTATATTCCTGCAGCTCATAACCTAAGTCCTATTATTGTCAAATTAGCAAAAGCTGGACTAACACTGACCTTGTTTTTGATAGGTACAAATCTTTCATACAAACTTATAAAATCAGTTGGAATTTCTCCCATTTTCCAAGGTACGATATTATGGATATCAATTTCTGTATTTTCGCTTATTGCGATTCTGTTATTCTGA
- a CDS encoding transposase, with protein sequence MKQELISMVKNYWNHVVSTDKLTHQFINEKRGQKAIRNEASILPYYKGILVHDCWSSYFTLEQVKHVICGAHLIRELNALIEDKSKWAFRFQKYLLELHNSPIAKNKKNKKQILLDYNKILRQGIHEEPPPRRTSYRGRIKNSKGLNLINRLIKYKESVLGFAFSNLIPFTNNQAERDIRHCKTKQKVAGCFRSLEGAKYYMRISSITITLRKNSVNVLDWIKSLFAEGIFTLPLT encoded by the coding sequence ATGAAACAGGAGTTAATATCAATGGTAAAAAATTATTGGAATCATGTAGTATCGACTGACAAACTAACTCACCAGTTTATAAACGAGAAAAGAGGTCAAAAAGCAATTCGAAATGAAGCTTCCATATTACCATATTATAAAGGAATACTAGTGCATGATTGCTGGTCTAGCTATTTTACATTAGAACAAGTTAAACATGTAATATGCGGAGCACATCTCATAAGGGAACTCAATGCATTAATAGAAGATAAATCAAAGTGGGCTTTTCGATTTCAAAAATATTTATTAGAACTACATAATTCACCGATAGCTAAAAATAAGAAAAATAAAAAACAAATACTTCTTGACTATAACAAAATACTACGACAAGGAATTCATGAAGAACCGCCACCAAGAAGAACAAGTTACAGAGGTCGAATTAAAAATTCAAAAGGATTGAACTTAATCAACAGACTAATTAAATATAAGGAATCTGTATTGGGATTTGCCTTCAGCAACTTAATACCATTTACAAACAATCAAGCAGAACGCGATATTCGCCATTGCAAAACAAAACAAAAAGTGGCTGGATGCTTTAGATCTCTGGAAGGTGCGAAATACTATATGCGTATTTCCTCCATAACAATCACTTTAAGAAAAAACTCAGTGAATGTGCTCGATTGGATAAAATCTCTATTTGCTGAAGGTATTTTTACCTTACCTTTGACCTAA
- the pckA gene encoding phosphoenolpyruvate carboxykinase (ATP) produces the protein MDQKNQIQLNNYHILNPSHIFYQLSPEELVQQSINRNIATLSDTGALCIRTGEFTGRSPEDKFTVDNQVSHDKVDWNKFNKPFPQEKFDQLLLKVAAYFDGKDVFVQDNFACADDRYKISVRVFAEYPWSAQFAGNMFIRPTEEELQGFEPDWCIYCAPGFHADPTVDGTRQHNFSIIDFKSKRILIGGSGYTGEIKKSIFTILNFVLPVQHQVLSMHCSANVGSDGHSTVFFGLSGTGKTTLSADPNRSLIGDDEHGWSDQGVFNFEGGCYAKTIDLTEEKEPDIFHAIKPEAILENIVFYPGTNKPDYTNASITENTRVSYPLSHIKNAIKPSKGGHPTDIFFLTCDAYGVLPPISRLTTGQAMYHFISGYTAKVAGTETGVTEPKATFSACFGAPFLPLHPTIYAQMLGERIERYNPKIWLVNTGWTGGSYGVGSRMKLKYTRAMITAALAGQLENVEFAQDDIFGLSYPTSCLDVPPEVLNPRNTWTDKEAYDKQANMLAGLFNTNFEKYKNKASASILAAAPNQK, from the coding sequence ATGGATCAGAAAAATCAAATCCAACTCAATAATTACCACATCCTTAATCCTTCACACATTTTCTACCAACTTAGCCCTGAAGAGCTGGTTCAACAAAGTATCAACAGAAATATTGCTACTTTGAGTGATACCGGAGCGCTCTGTATACGGACAGGTGAGTTTACGGGCAGGAGCCCTGAAGACAAGTTTACAGTTGACAATCAGGTCAGTCACGATAAGGTAGATTGGAACAAGTTCAATAAGCCTTTTCCACAGGAAAAATTTGATCAATTGCTGTTGAAAGTTGCAGCTTATTTCGATGGAAAAGATGTTTTTGTGCAGGACAATTTTGCCTGTGCAGATGACAGATATAAGATTTCTGTGAGAGTGTTTGCAGAATATCCATGGAGTGCTCAGTTCGCAGGCAATATGTTCATAAGACCTACGGAAGAGGAATTGCAAGGCTTTGAACCGGATTGGTGTATTTATTGCGCTCCCGGGTTTCATGCCGATCCGACTGTGGATGGAACGCGCCAACATAATTTTTCTATCATCGACTTTAAATCCAAGAGAATATTGATCGGTGGCAGTGGATATACTGGAGAGATTAAGAAATCAATTTTTACCATTCTCAATTTTGTATTACCGGTTCAACACCAGGTATTGTCCATGCATTGCTCAGCCAACGTAGGTTCCGATGGACATTCCACAGTGTTTTTTGGCTTATCTGGTACCGGAAAGACCACTTTATCGGCTGATCCGAACAGGAGTCTGATAGGTGATGATGAGCACGGATGGTCTGACCAGGGAGTCTTCAATTTTGAAGGAGGGTGTTATGCAAAAACGATTGACTTAACTGAAGAAAAGGAACCGGACATTTTCCATGCAATCAAACCTGAAGCGATATTAGAGAACATTGTGTTCTATCCCGGTACGAACAAGCCGGATTACACCAATGCATCTATTACTGAAAATACCAGGGTATCGTACCCATTATCACATATCAAAAATGCGATCAAGCCTTCCAAAGGAGGCCATCCCACCGATATATTCTTTTTGACTTGTGATGCATATGGTGTTCTACCTCCGATATCGAGACTTACTACAGGTCAGGCTATGTATCATTTTATCAGTGGGTACACTGCTAAAGTAGCCGGTACAGAGACCGGGGTAACAGAACCAAAAGCTACATTCTCAGCTTGTTTCGGAGCGCCTTTTTTACCTTTGCATCCAACCATATACGCGCAGATGTTGGGAGAAAGAATTGAGCGCTACAATCCAAAAATTTGGCTTGTCAATACAGGCTGGACAGGCGGATCTTACGGGGTGGGCAGCAGGATGAAACTGAAATATACCAGGGCAATGATTACAGCAGCACTTGCAGGTCAGCTGGAGAATGTCGAGTTTGCTCAGGATGATATTTTTGGTTTGAGCTATCCTACATCTTGTCTCGATGTTCCTCCTGAAGTTCTCAATCCCAGAAATACCTGGACGGATAAAGAGGCCTATGATAAACAGGCAAATATGCTGGCAGGCTTGTTTAATACCAATTTTGAAAAATATAAAAATAAAGCCAGCGCATCAATATTAGCAGCGGCTCCGAATCAGAAGTAA
- a CDS encoding LamG domain-containing protein yields MWFWICFSGLRAHAKSHFFWKNVPYQLTSSFNLDTLKWTHVAMVVYPDSVRLYANGESWTRKGDFRGFDFSKTPWVVGKGVPGQCGDFTGEIDELKLYNRSLSETEIRQNMHLIHPEGEAGLMAYYQFNENDKTTAYNRVGTSHGLIGAAEKISSTIPASNGTGELRMLQTGSNDFASCGLGLEITTGVNDKILWSANALQGFPDSMLSTKGTFLPMYWIARNFGPYQNVLAAHAILELPALVLEQYRYHPELIRLYHRDPANAHLNQWVPVAVGESLDLSKNKVSFPIFRTSTVNT; encoded by the coding sequence ATTTGGTTTTGGATTTGCTTTTCAGGGTTACGTGCGCACGCGAAATCTCACTTTTTTTGGAAGAATGTACCTTATCAACTGACCTCGTCCTTCAATCTGGACACACTAAAATGGACGCATGTGGCTATGGTGGTCTATCCTGATTCAGTGCGATTGTATGCTAATGGTGAATCATGGACAAGAAAAGGTGATTTTAGAGGATTTGATTTTTCGAAAACACCATGGGTTGTAGGGAAAGGAGTTCCCGGTCAATGCGGTGATTTTACAGGAGAAATCGATGAGCTCAAGTTGTATAACAGATCACTCTCAGAAACCGAAATTCGTCAAAATATGCATCTCATCCACCCGGAAGGAGAAGCCGGATTGATGGCTTACTATCAGTTTAATGAGAATGACAAAACCACTGCGTACAATCGTGTGGGAACGAGTCACGGTTTGATTGGAGCTGCTGAAAAAATCAGCTCTACTATCCCAGCTTCCAATGGTACCGGTGAATTGCGAATGCTGCAGACGGGTTCAAACGATTTTGCAAGCTGCGGGCTTGGTCTTGAAATAACTACTGGGGTTAATGATAAAATTCTATGGTCTGCAAACGCATTGCAGGGATTTCCGGATTCAATGTTGAGCACCAAGGGGACATTCCTTCCCATGTATTGGATTGCCCGAAATTTTGGACCTTATCAAAATGTGCTTGCTGCTCATGCCATCCTCGAGTTGCCGGCTTTGGTTTTAGAACAATACAGGTACCATCCTGAACTCATTCGCCTATATCATCGCGATCCGGCCAATGCGCATCTCAATCAATGGGTTCCTGTAGCAGTCGGTGAGTCCCTTGATTTATCAAAGAATAAGGTCAGTTTTCCAATATTCCGGACATCAACGGTCAATACTTGA
- a CDS encoding vanadium-dependent haloperoxidase, whose amino-acid sequence MKKTIVFLSLYLFLASQPFLKAQVDANYKKSLAYDWLDIALEVTANDVDRDGARPTIQSRSLAILMTGMYDAWAAYDDLAVGTILGDDLRRPIAERNMQNKEKAISQAIYRLLLELHSRDADYIRSKMKQMSYSTDNNSLDPTTPEGIGNLVADAIIQFRRNDGSNQLGNEPGSNGVAYSDYTYYQPIQSWDHVVDPNRWHPLPFVDAQGKTFFVGFLTPHWYRVKPFGLESSAQFRAPDYPKYGSQELEKEVNEVIDFNANLDHTRKSTIEFMRDGPRSTGQAGHWLRFAQMVSVRDHNNLDRDVKLFFTVGVVAMDAFIACWETKRYYDSSRPWTLVRYYNKGKTIKGWGGPDKGTQSIPAEKWHPYSPANFVSPPFPAYVSGHSTVSGACGKILEYFTGSDQFGAVEHRICGQITETPGDPVSLPLPTFSGTAEMAGISRVLGGYHIQADNIEGLNLGRKVAEWDWNVIQKHFNGSLKVGNHKMMNSSETNAHVCTPACKDKCAAMHNAGKTCPPDCTKPCCKDKKKACKPGCKKDCCKKKS is encoded by the coding sequence ATGAAAAAGACTATTGTTTTCCTCAGCTTATACCTGTTCTTGGCTTCCCAGCCTTTTTTGAAAGCACAGGTAGATGCAAATTATAAGAAATCTCTCGCCTATGATTGGCTCGATATTGCGCTTGAAGTGACCGCAAATGATGTAGATAGAGACGGAGCAAGACCAACGATTCAATCAAGAAGTTTAGCCATCTTAATGACAGGCATGTATGACGCTTGGGCCGCTTATGATGATCTGGCTGTTGGTACTATTCTTGGAGATGACCTTCGTCGCCCTATAGCAGAAAGAAATATGCAGAATAAGGAAAAGGCAATCAGCCAGGCAATCTATAGATTACTCCTTGAGCTGCATTCTCGTGATGCGGACTATATCCGTTCTAAGATGAAGCAAATGTCTTATTCCACAGACAACAATAGCCTTGATCCCACTACTCCGGAAGGAATAGGAAATCTTGTCGCTGATGCAATAATCCAATTTCGACGCAACGATGGCAGCAATCAATTGGGCAATGAACCTGGATCCAATGGTGTAGCTTACAGTGACTATACATATTACCAGCCAATTCAAAGCTGGGATCATGTAGTCGATCCGAATAGATGGCATCCATTACCTTTTGTAGATGCTCAGGGAAAGACATTTTTTGTTGGATTCCTGACTCCCCATTGGTATAGAGTGAAACCCTTTGGTCTTGAATCTTCAGCGCAGTTCAGAGCGCCGGACTATCCAAAATACGGAAGTCAGGAGTTAGAAAAAGAAGTGAACGAAGTCATAGACTTCAATGCAAACCTGGACCATACAAGAAAATCAACAATTGAGTTTATGCGGGATGGTCCGCGATCTACGGGTCAAGCCGGCCATTGGCTGCGATTTGCACAAATGGTGTCAGTTAGAGACCATAATAATTTGGACCGGGATGTAAAATTATTTTTTACAGTAGGAGTTGTAGCTATGGATGCGTTCATTGCTTGTTGGGAGACAAAGCGTTACTACGATTCTTCCAGGCCTTGGACTTTAGTACGTTATTACAACAAAGGTAAGACAATCAAAGGCTGGGGTGGACCTGATAAAGGGACACAATCTATTCCAGCAGAAAAATGGCACCCATATTCACCTGCAAATTTCGTTTCACCACCATTCCCGGCCTATGTTTCAGGACATAGCACCGTAAGTGGAGCCTGCGGTAAGATTCTTGAATATTTTACAGGAAGTGATCAGTTTGGCGCGGTAGAACATCGTATTTGTGGTCAAATCACAGAGACTCCCGGAGATCCTGTTTCTTTGCCTTTGCCTACTTTTTCAGGAACGGCTGAAATGGCAGGTATTTCGAGAGTTCTTGGAGGTTATCATATACAGGCAGACAATATCGAAGGACTGAATTTGGGTCGTAAAGTAGCAGAATGGGACTGGAATGTCATTCAAAAACACTTCAACGGTAGCTTAAAAGTGGGTAATCACAAGATGATGAATTCCAGCGAAACCAATGCGCATGTTTGCACACCTGCATGCAAAGACAAATGTGCTGCAATGCACAATGCAGGAAAAACATGTCCACCTGATTGTACAAAACCTTGTTGCAAGGATAAAAAGAAAGCTTGCAAACCAGGATGTAAAAAGGACTGTTGCAAAAAGAAATCTTAA
- a CDS encoding T9SS type A sorting domain-containing protein produces the protein MIELLENPFVDVADPSASVGKLQVVPNPATQEIRVFKIGKDESYKLKVLHSDGRVAKEIKDYQQGDAIRVTQLASGVYIIEVASKRTIFIKY, from the coding sequence TTGATCGAGTTGCTTGAAAATCCTTTTGTGGATGTAGCAGATCCATCTGCCTCAGTAGGAAAGTTACAGGTAGTACCAAACCCGGCCACTCAGGAAATCAGAGTGTTTAAAATTGGCAAGGATGAAAGTTACAAGCTCAAAGTGCTCCATTCGGATGGGAGGGTTGCGAAGGAAATAAAGGACTACCAACAAGGTGATGCCATAAGAGTGACCCAACTAGCTTCTGGAGTTTATATCATCGAAGTAGCATCAAAAAGGACCATTTTCATTAAATATTGA
- a CDS encoding transposase: MSVLSGYNCRTFSKSHTSADAGGSTIKAVCVIMSVNYKIPLAKIVQLMEDLYQIRINESSIINWLKQSYNLMKPTEDQVKEHLLNSKLVHADETGVNINGKKLLESCSID, encoded by the coding sequence ATGTCCGTACTGTCAGGCTATAACTGCCGGACATTTTCCAAATCACATACAAGCGCCGACGCAGGTGGTTCAACCATAAAGGCTGTATGTGTAATAATGAGTGTAAATTATAAAATTCCACTGGCAAAGATTGTCCAGTTGATGGAAGATCTATATCAGATCAGAATAAACGAATCCAGTATTATCAATTGGTTGAAACAATCTTATAACTTAATGAAACCAACAGAAGATCAGGTAAAAGAACATTTACTGAATAGCAAATTAGTGCATGCGGATGAAACAGGAGTTAATATCAATGGTAAAAAATTATTGGAATCATGTAGTATCGACTGA
- a CDS encoding VOC family protein, translating to MQTKQIFINLAVRDVQKSSDFYQALGFSINPQFSDENGMCMVWSDKIFVMLLNHEKFKSFTNKPISDSKSHISGIFSLSVSGTEELNNLMSKGLEGGGIEPNEMRDYGFMQQRTIEDPDGYTWELFYMDLSKFPEK from the coding sequence ATGCAAACAAAGCAAATTTTCATTAACCTGGCAGTTAGGGATGTGCAAAAATCAAGTGATTTTTATCAGGCGCTGGGCTTCTCAATTAACCCTCAATTTTCTGACGAAAATGGGATGTGTATGGTTTGGAGTGACAAAATATTTGTGATGTTGCTCAACCATGAGAAATTCAAGAGCTTCACGAACAAACCCATATCTGATTCAAAATCACATATTTCTGGTATTTTTTCCTTGTCTGTATCAGGAACAGAAGAACTCAACAATTTAATGAGTAAAGGCCTTGAGGGTGGAGGAATCGAACCCAACGAAATGCGCGATTATGGATTTATGCAACAAAGAACCATCGAAGACCCTGATGGATATACTTGGGAATTATTTTATATGGATCTTTCCAAATTTCCGGAAAAGTAA
- a CDS encoding HAMP domain-containing histidine kinase, with protein MDLYQKTSRWKIYLFLVGIVILLIPWLFANYLAKKLQEGEQKKMQIYARTMEELTRNTDNQADFTFHQQILASLKDIPILAVSETGRVVDVINCNFNEDTVSLLKEFKSTGIPPIESFGYARYIYYKHPQTMQLLNYFPWFQLILLVAYALIGYAVFNTSRREEQNRVWVGMAKETAHQLGTPISGIMGWIENLRMSDDITPEEREEILKELQKDSFKLQQVADRFSKIGSKPELTASSLREQLMMCKEYMQARSPKTIEYEFFAHSDCDPQVMINSNLFQWVVENILRNSLDAMDGKGKISVDCIDEKTHIDILIKDTGHGIPSSKHNAIFRPGFTTKQRGWGLGLSLAKRIIENYHRGKIFVKESKIGEGTTFCIQLPVYQP; from the coding sequence ATGGATTTGTATCAAAAAACGAGCCGCTGGAAAATATATTTGTTCCTTGTAGGGATTGTAATCTTATTAATTCCCTGGCTATTCGCTAATTATCTGGCTAAAAAGCTGCAGGAAGGAGAACAGAAAAAAATGCAGATCTACGCCAGGACGATGGAGGAACTGACAAGAAATACAGATAATCAAGCCGATTTTACCTTTCACCAACAAATTCTAGCATCGCTCAAGGACATTCCCATACTTGCGGTGAGCGAGACCGGTAGGGTAGTGGATGTGATCAACTGCAATTTTAACGAAGATACAGTCAGCTTACTCAAAGAATTCAAATCAACAGGCATACCACCAATAGAGAGCTTTGGATATGCGAGATATATCTATTACAAGCATCCTCAGACGATGCAGTTGCTCAATTATTTTCCATGGTTCCAACTCATACTGCTCGTAGCTTATGCACTGATCGGGTATGCGGTTTTCAACACTTCGAGAAGGGAGGAGCAAAATCGTGTATGGGTTGGTATGGCAAAGGAAACTGCTCATCAATTGGGTACCCCTATCTCCGGGATTATGGGCTGGATTGAGAATTTGAGAATGAGCGATGATATCACTCCAGAAGAACGAGAAGAAATCCTCAAGGAACTGCAAAAAGATAGCTTTAAGTTGCAACAAGTTGCAGATCGTTTTTCCAAAATAGGATCCAAACCGGAATTGACGGCGAGTTCCCTCAGGGAGCAACTCATGATGTGTAAGGAATACATGCAGGCTCGGTCTCCCAAAACGATAGAGTACGAATTTTTTGCACATTCTGACTGTGACCCCCAAGTGATGATCAATAGTAATCTCTTTCAGTGGGTCGTTGAAAATATCCTGCGGAATTCTTTGGATGCCATGGATGGGAAAGGAAAAATTAGCGTAGATTGTATCGACGAAAAGACTCATATTGACATCTTAATCAAAGATACGGGTCATGGTATCCCCAGTTCAAAACACAATGCAATTTTCAGACCCGGCTTTACGACAAAGCAAAGAGGTTGGGGACTTGGGTTGTCTCTCGCAAAGCGTATCATAGAAAATTATCACAGGGGTAAAATTTTCGTCAAAGAATCAAAGATTGGAGAGGGTACCACTTTCTGCATCCAGCTACCGGTATACCAACCGTGA